The Huiozyma naganishii CBS 8797 chromosome 9, complete genome nucleotide sequence GTTCAGCAAACGTTACTGATCTTGGCGCGGGCCATACCCGCAAGGCGACACCCGTGGGAACCAGCCCATAAATGCTTTGGAGGACAAGCTGGTTGTTAACTtaagctgctgctgttgcggcGCAAATATATGCTTGAGTGTTTTTTTCGGGTTTTGCTTTCTGTTGAGGGAACCAATACGAACTCGATACAAATCACAATGTCAAGCACCATCTCATCAGACGACAAAATATTAAAATTAGTTTCTGAAAAACCTTGTGTGTAAATCGTCCGCTCGGATTCAACATCGCAGTCTGAATCAGAGACATTTTACTCAAGACATTTCCAACGAATGCAATGCCCCGTCACAGCAGGCCGTTACTCCTCAATCTGCCTCCTATCCTGATATGATTGATGTCTCGGATCGCTACATTGTCAGCAACGTATATctcattttcatcaacaaggATGGCTCTAAGGTGTTGCGTTCTGGTCTTCCCAAAGACAGATATATGCGCAAAGAAGAGGCAGACGTGCTCAAAAAACTCAAAATTATAGACCTAGACGATCTGTACACCAAATATAGCTCCTCTGATCTTATGTCCTGCTCTTCGACTAAACTGTTTCAGTACATGGAATGCGAGAAGATTCGGGTTATTAAAACTGAATCTGGCTACCAAATTGACAGAGGTCAAGAGAAGGCACAGGCCATGGAAATGGCGGTCATCCGTTATCGCACAATGCACAAGAAGGTCAAGTACCTGTTCTATGCCGGGGCCGAGGGTGCCATAGAAATCGACACCACCAAAGATTTCATCCCTATCACCACCGACCGTGAGGTTGGGTTCTACCGAAAGAAACTCTGCTTGCACAATTTGATCTTTACTCACTGTGACGCGCAGTTGCTGCTAAACTTCCTGGAAAAAGACTCCACCAAGCGCGAGCGCATCTCGACCGTTCTTCTGAGGTACTACACTGAGGTCTGCGTGAAAGTTGCTAAAACCACTTACTCCAGGGACAGAAACGGAGAATTCAGCCCTTTCCCTCGCGAGGTTACTTCCACtactttgaatttggaCGTCCGAAATCTGATGGTTTTCCTTTACCTGGATGACGCCTACGAACAGTTTAGTTTTGCCGAGAAAGGGGAACGGCCTGCACGGACCGCGTCTCTGTTCGGCGAGACCATGGGCGACGAAGAGTTGCTTCAGGTTGCGTTGCGCTTCAGAGAGATGATTAAAGACAAGCGCTACGTTGGCTACTTCACTCGTCTCTGTCAGCTGGCGACGATCGACACGAACAAACTGTCGAACGATCGGGTGCACTTCATGGGTGGGTCGCAGTACcgttattttttgaatgcCATCAAGTCATGGACCACGTACGCGGCGTTGTACCCTCAGACGGTTAACGAGCCGGAGGATATCAGTACAATGTTCACCGAAAAGACTTCGGACACGTGGAAGTGGCTTACCATTACGTACACGCTGGTGGTTAAGGACCTTCAACAAAATGCAGAGCAGGTTGTCCGGGACATGGGACCGTATGAGTGTGCGGTCTGGGGCAAGCATTTTTCCAGGGATTACCTCGTCGAGTTCTACGACAACCTCAAGTTGGAGTTCGAGGGGTGTGTGAAGTCGTTGCGGGGGTTCTTTGGGAATATCCCCTCAGTTGACCTGGTTGCTGGTCGCCTGCTGGATGACGTTTCGTATAACGTTGCGGAGAAACCTCGGTTAATCAGTTCTTCTTTCCAGGCACTGTTTAAGGGGCACAGCCTAGATTAGCTGTCACCCAAATGCACGAGGACGTTTTCTCCATAGTAATGCAACTTCTCGATATTCAGACGAACGTACTGTTAAGCAAATGTTCAgacgaaagaaaaagggaaGCGCGTCATAGTTAATCGAGTAAAGGATCTGTTCAGACGAAAAATTAAAATGTTCAGAAGTTTCATCAGACGGaggttcagacgaaaaGCGAAGGTTCAGAAGTTTTTTCAGACGGaggttcagacgaaaatcgaaggttcagaagtttcttcagacggaggttcagacgaaaatcGAAGGTTCAGAAGTACTGGTCTCAGACGGGATTTATGATTACAAAGCGATAGGACTTATTAGAAAAGCTGTATCGGCTTCTGTAAACAGAGCTATGTAGTGTACATAATAGTCTCTAGagatctctttgaatatatctTATCGCTGAAAAATATTGTTGTGAAAGCTTTCCCTTTTCAGGTGAGACAAAAAAGTACTTATCTCAAAGATAATTATAAGGTGTGGACCTATAACTTTCCCGGGCCTTGCTGACCGTTTGGGCGGATAGCACACAAACGCGCGGTGGGAAGGCAGCTTGCAGCCAGATCCAGGTCCGCGCGAAGATTGGATCGATTAGACTGGAGTAGGCGAGTAATTGCCAGTTTGTGTTGGAAGTTGCAGTAGTTTCCGAATGTGATCCGGCATTCTGTGTTAAATTCCAGGAGTCCTTCTGTGGGAATATCTGAGTCTTTCGTTCGATCAGGAGTGCTCTGGTTATTCAATTATCGGGTGCGGCTAATATATTACAGCAATTCTGTTAGAGTGGTTTGCTGAATGGTGGTTCTATTGCGAGACTAACCCGTTTTTCGTTTGAAATAGTGTGATGCATGAACCAGTCTGAAGGATGattcttcaattcattTTTATCAACGAGAGTGTTTTAGAGGTGATCTCTGAATGCTATGCAATACTTGGAGCAgtctgttcaagaaatgcGGGTATTATtttgagcagttcaatTGATTGTTACGGCGAGATAACAGAGTAACcagtttgttgttttgATTGGATTATTGATGCTACGACAGGATAACCGAGGTATTCCGTTCCCCTTTGATACTAAACGGTCAGATGTTACGACGAGTTGCCTGAAGAGACCCGTTTATTGCTGATGCTGAATTGTTCGACGCTACGACGAGATGCCTGAGGTAAATATTCCCTATTAAGATCGAATTGCTATATATTACGACGAGATACTGGACCATTCCCTATTGAGCCTGAATGGTTAGATGTTACGACGAGGTGATCTGATTGAATTCTTAGAAAGagttttctttctggtAGACGTCTGTTGCTTCGAAGAAAAGTGCCAAGATAGAGAAGCGATAGTAATTTAACAAGATTGAAAACGGTGGCTAGTTGAGATGATGACAAGAGATATTTAATTACTTGATGCTCAAATGGAGTAGCGCTATCATCAATGTTGATAGAATACTGTTTCAATTACCAGTGATCAGAGAGGATTTGCATTTGTAGCAATGAGTTGAACTGGTGCAAGCTACgtttatatgacgatacTGTTGCAGGGATTGAATTACGTTTGATCATTTATTTGGAGTCAAAGAGCCGTGGGTATTTATACGTATCGATTTCTGTGCAGAATCATGAGGGGCAGTGCAATGTTAGAATGTAGAGTATCGTTGCCGGTTGAGAAACGGTTGTTGCATAGTACTCAGTAATCGTCAGTGGCCTGGTCTGTTTATTTCACGATGCTATTTTCTATTATAATATATCAGTCTAAGAATAAGAGGAGGAAATACGGCAGAGGGAAAGACGGTCTCGATGCTGGTACTGTTCAAGAGAACTGTCGTTTATAAAACTGGAAACGGAGGTCACTTATGCGATGCTTATGAGATATTCGTTCTGTTGGAAGGTCTTTGTTAGTCACTTTATTGGTCAATCAGGTGAACAAGTTGCACGGTGGTGGTCTGTTTCAAATACTTTACTAGAGCGGAAGGCTGTCTGTGAGTATTGGATTGGAGCAGTGTTTTTAACAGGAGGATATATCGTTCAGGCGACGGTATTTGGCGGTTGCTTAATTGAAACCAGGGAGGAATTCGATGATTTTTATAAAAATCGATGCTTATGCACGGCCTTTTGAGAGAGAGCGGGCGATGGCGGAGGGGGGTCTGGTGGATTGAGTTAGAGTGTGGGATGGGGTAAACAGGGTCCGCAGACTCTACTGGCCGAGTTTCGTGTTGATCGGAGCCGAATGGGCGCAAAATCCGCAGGGGTCTAAGTGCTGAGGTAAGGAGGATGTGTGGGTGCAGCTCAGCTATATATGATATTATTGTGAGTGTGGTTGAGGGAAGAGGCGATGATGGTCTCGAGCAGACGAGGCTGAGTTGAAGAGTTAGAGTGGGAAACAGGGTAAAGCAGGCAGCCATGTTAATCTGGCGTATTTTGGGGTGATCAGAGAAGAGGGAGTGCCAGATTCCCGGGGTCAAATGCCCTGAGGTAAGTGCTTACCAGGGTGTTAAAATGGGCTTGGGGAGCTATTATGGTGGGGGACGAGAGAGACGGATGTACCGATGTGGTGAGCAGCAGGTTCGTGCGTTTTGTTATATAAATACGATAATATATTGAGCCAGCGTCGTGTGGTCTAAGAGTGAGAAAAGACGGTTGTGATTTCGAGGAGACAGGGCTGTTCTGAAGAGTTAGAGTGCGGCATAGGGTAAACGGGGCGTGTTGATTGTGCTGGCAGCGTCTGGTGGCGGTTGGAGCAGGGAAAGTGCAAAAGGCGCAGGGTTAAATGTGCCGGGGTAGGAAGGATGTGGTCGGGTGGTGGGAGTATTCGGGGGATAGATGGAGGGTTATTGCATGGCGTGAGATGATATGGGACGGGGAGACAGGGAGCGCAGTTAAAATAAAAGCGAGAGTCTGGATTtaaaaaagagaggaggTATTTTGGGCTTCAGGCGGGGCTGGTCTCCAAGAGTTGGGATTATGGAAGGAGTGTCCTGCTTTTTAGCAGCAATTATTTACTGGGATCTGGGGTGCTCTGGTTGTTTACTTGCCGTGTGCAGCGGGTGTTATTTTAGAGTTAGTCTCTTGATATTATAGAGAAATATACGGTACTTGAGCGGTGTCAGAGCAGAAAGCAGATGGTGTTGTGGGTATTCAATATAAAATACGGTTTCACGGGGATGATACTGTGAGAATTCAATATAAGATACGATTCAACGGGGATGATACTGTTTATAGTATGCTGTTTACTGCAATTGAATGGCTAGATGGAGCTTTCATCTTTCAATAAGGATTCCTCTGTCGCTCCAGAGTGTGAGGAGAGAGGGAGTATAAGAACGGTTGATTTTCTTGCGATCATTTAGATAAGTGTTCTGGAAAGATGCTGTGCGAGTCTGCTAGCATGCTCGTTAAATCTAGTAATGGTTTTGTAGAAGTGGTTTTGTTAGGCTATCATTGAGAGTGAACGGTTTCTGGATAGGTTAAGTCTGTTTCTGGAGTGGGGATTGAGAGCAGCGGGCACGGAGGGTTAATTCTTTATTTGTCAGCGGACGTGCGTTCTTGTTTTGCTGGTGGAATCTGTTGATCTGGTAGTGTTTCTGCAAAGAAAGGGTCTTGCTATGCTGTGATTTAGAGTGGAGACGGAGAGGTAGTTCTTATTGATTAGTCTTAATTGGGTCAGCGGGGGCGTCTGTTGCGGCGAGAATTAAAGGAGGCGAGGGTTTCAGGCGTTTATGCAGCGGGGATGATAATTTATTGACGTTCTTTATGAAGGCTGTAGTCAGTGCTTGATGCCGGCAGCGGTTTTAGATGCAGATTTGATGGAATGCTCGATTATTTCAGCAGTTTATCGAGGAGTGATGGTGGTCGGCAGTTAATAGCGGGGTTAAGTGCCAGGTCTCGGTGTGGGTGTGGATGGGTGCTTTGACGAGGTTGAAATGGTCgaaagttttcttttctaATTAGCATACTAGTGTCATGAAGATTTAAGGGCGATAAGGAGGGGCTGGCTGCGGGGAGTTCTATGGGTGTGTTTAGTGATATCGTGATAGCGGGGTGCTTTAAGCTAAGCGAGAACGGGGGATACGATATGGAGTTCAATCAGATGGAGGGGACTGGGAGGTGTTAGCCTTGGATCAGTGATGGAGGCTGGCGTGTTGATAGTGGTGGTTTGTTTACTGTTGCTAGGAGTAAATAATATTAGTGGAGCGATGCTGTTAGCGTGTCTGCTTCGGCGGTGGTATAGAGTTGGGAGCTGATTCGATGGgtgttgtttttgaagagtaAATAAAAGGAGGAGTACGGTGGAGCATACGATTGTTTAGTAATGTTTTAAAAGAGTAACTAGAATTGAAGGGTGGTGTGTTGAGAGTGGATGTTTGTGGAGTAAATAGAATGAATGGTTGGGAGAAGCGAGGGAGTGGCTGGCGTTTTATTATGAGTGATGAAAGCGAGGAAACGGTGTAACGAGGATGGAATATGGGTGTTTGATAGTCTCGGTTATTTGAATGGGTTGTGTGTAGAGTAAATAAGTGTATATGGTTGGTGCAGTAGATAAATGATGGTGTTTAGGATGGGTGTGGGTGGGTGTGTATGTGGAGGCCTGTTTATTGGTAAAGGGTGGATGTAATTCGTGGATATAAATGGAGATTAGGGTTGGTGGTAGAGGCTTGTTCATTGTAAAGAGTAAATAAAATGGATGGTGGCGAGAAAGGGGAGTGAATGGTTACTGGCGGTTGAAGTGAGGATAATGTTATTGGAGAGGAGGTGGTGGAGTAAATCAGTATAAGATGGGTGGGTGTGTCTGGTGGAGGCTTGTTTGTTTGTAGAGAGTGGGTGTATGTTGATGGGTGGTGTTATTGGGGAGATAATAAAGGAGGgtgtttgaataaaatagaTGGTAGATCGGGTGCTCTGTTAGGAGGAAGGGATTGGATGTGTGTAGTATTGGAGTCGTGAAGGAGTAAATAAGTGATGTTGTGGTGTATTAAGGATGTTATTGTGTATTAAGGATGTTGTTAGAGTAAATAAAGGAAGTTATGAGGGTGTATTACGGATGTT carries:
- the KNAG0I03090 gene encoding uncharacterized protein yields the protein MIDVSDRYIVSNVYLIFINKDGSKVLRSGLPKDRYMRKEEADVLKKLKIIDLDDLYTKYSSSDLMSCSSTKLFQYMECEKIRVIKTESGYQIDRGQEKAQAMEMAVIRYRTMHKKVKYLFYAGAEGAIEIDTTKDFIPITTDREVGFYRKKLCLHNLIFTHCDAQLLLNFLEKDSTKRERISTVLLRYYTEVCVKVAKTTYSRDRNGEFSPFPREVTSTTLNLDVRNLMVFLYLDDAYEQFSFAEKGERPARTASLFGETMGDEELLQVALRFREMIKDKRYVGYFTRLCQLATIDTNKLSNDRVHFMGGSQYRYFLNAIKSWTTYAALYPQTVNEPEDISTMFTEKTSDTWKWLTITYTLVVKDLQQNAEQVVRDMGPYECAVWGKHFSRDYLVEFYDNLKLEFEGCVKSLRGFFGNIPSVDLVAGRLLDDVSYNVAEKPRLISSSFQALFKGHSLD